The following proteins are encoded in a genomic region of Arcobacter suis CECT 7833:
- the secG gene encoding preprotein translocase subunit SecG produces the protein MTSTLLIVQFVLAILLTIIILLQKSSSIGLGAYSGSNDSLFGAKGPANFLTKATMALGLIFVINTVVLGYLYNEQRNQSAVDSVKTDSLIPANPVTKTESQAPAAPVTAPVPTTPVSK, from the coding sequence ATGACATCTACACTTTTAATCGTTCAGTTTGTATTAGCAATTTTACTAACAATAATAATCTTACTTCAAAAAAGTTCAAGTATTGGTCTTGGAGCTTATAGTGGAAGTAATGATTCATTATTTGGGGCAAAAGGTCCTGCAAACTTTTTAACAAAAGCTACAATGGCTTTAGGTTTGATTTTTGTTATAAATACTGTTGTTTTAGGTTATTTATATAATGAACAAAGAAATCAAAGTGCTGTTGATTCAGTTAAAACAGACTCTTTAATTCCGGCAAATCCTGTAACGAAAACAGAATCACAAGCGCCAGCTGCTCCTGTAACAGCACCGGTTCCTACAACACCTGTAAGTAAATAA
- a CDS encoding YchJ family protein: MKFSPNNICPCGSFKKYKKCCKPFHDKISFPKTAFELMKSRFCAFAVCNSEYIIFTTHPNNTDFTQDLKSWNNDILNFSQNTRFEKLEILEFIDDKIESSVTFKATLFQDKTDISFIEKSRFLKTEGIWKYVDGQFIEEGQK; encoded by the coding sequence TTGAAGTTCTCTCCAAATAATATTTGCCCTTGTGGCTCTTTTAAAAAATATAAAAAATGTTGCAAACCTTTTCACGATAAAATTAGTTTTCCTAAAACTGCTTTTGAGCTTATGAAATCAAGATTTTGTGCCTTTGCAGTTTGTAATAGTGAATATATAATTTTTACAACACACCCAAATAACACTGATTTTACACAAGATTTGAAATCTTGGAATAATGATATTTTGAATTTTTCACAAAATACAAGATTTGAAAAGTTGGAGATTTTAGAGTTTATAGATGATAAGATTGAAAGTTCTGTGACATTTAAAGCTACTTTATTTCAAGATAAAACTGATATTTCGTTTATTGAAAAAAGCAGATTTTTAAAAACAGAGGGAATTTGGAAATATGTTGATGGACAATTTATAGAAGAAGGACAAAAATGA
- a CDS encoding ComEA family DNA-binding protein: protein MKRLVALLMLCCSFLFAEINLQTASKEELMSIKGIGEKKAEQIIEYRKTNTINTAEDLKNIKGFGDSIVGNVKDANPVSKENVNKKVEEKKEEKKKELNDAVDKKIEKATSFVPKF from the coding sequence ATGAAAAGATTAGTTGCATTATTAATGTTATGTTGTTCTTTTTTGTTTGCAGAAATTAATTTACAAACAGCATCAAAAGAAGAATTAATGAGTATAAAAGGTATTGGTGAGAAAAAAGCTGAGCAAATTATTGAATACAGAAAAACAAACACAATAAATACTGCTGAAGATTTAAAAAACATTAAAGGCTTTGGAGATAGTATTGTTGGAAATGTAAAAGATGCAAATCCAGTTTCAAAAGAAAATGTAAACAAAAAAGTTGAAGAAAAAAAAGAAGAGAAGAAAAAAGAGTTAAATGACGCAGTTGATAAAAAAATAGAAAAAGCTACAAGTTTCGTACCTAAATTCTAA
- the pyrE gene encoding orotate phosphoribosyltransferase, which produces MNVEQIYKDASALLEGHFKLSSGNHSKFYLQSAKVLEDPKTAKLLAEALAEQIKNSGIKVDAVCSPALGGLIAGFALATALDVRFIFAERAEGEMVIRRGFEVKEGENYIICEDIITTGGSALEAAKQVENAGGKIVAYAALANRGFCSRVGSTVEAKDNCKLPLDKPLFALADFTFEMYAPDNCPMCKEGSVAYKPGSRGN; this is translated from the coding sequence ATGAATGTAGAACAAATATATAAAGACGCTTCTGCCCTACTAGAAGGTCATTTTAAATTAAGTAGTGGAAATCATTCAAAGTTTTATTTACAATCTGCAAAAGTTTTAGAAGACCCAAAAACTGCAAAATTATTAGCTGAAGCATTGGCAGAGCAAATTAAAAACTCTGGTATTAAAGTTGATGCTGTTTGTTCACCTGCACTTGGTGGATTAATAGCTGGGTTTGCCCTTGCAACTGCTTTAGATGTAAGATTTATTTTTGCAGAACGAGCTGAGGGTGAAATGGTTATTAGAAGAGGTTTTGAAGTTAAAGAAGGTGAAAACTACATTATTTGTGAAGATATTATCACAACTGGTGGAAGTGCACTTGAAGCTGCAAAGCAAGTTGAAAATGCTGGTGGAAAAATAGTTGCTTATGCAGCACTTGCAAATAGAGGATTTTGTTCTAGAGTTGGAAGTACAGTAGAAGCTAAAGACAACTGTAAGTTGCCACTTGATAAACCACTTTTTGCACTTGCAGATTTTACTTTTGAGATGTATGCACCAGATAATTGTCCTATGTGCAAAGAAGGAAGTGTAGCTTATAAACCAGGAAGCAGAGGAAACTAA
- a CDS encoding thiamine-phosphate pyrophosphorylase, whose protein sequence is MNENYLRLIDANLNRLREGIRVVEDIFRYVYNDKQTATALKELRHLSRLENYIELLETRDVKNDVLRSSIKSEQNRTDLYSILIANFKRAQESSRVLEEFCKLISIKDSENFKYVRYELYNLEIVLTKITSNSK, encoded by the coding sequence ATGAATGAAAACTACTTAAGACTTATTGATGCAAATTTAAATAGACTACGAGAAGGAATTCGAGTTGTTGAAGATATTTTTAGATATGTTTATAACGATAAACAAACCGCTACTGCACTAAAAGAACTTAGACATTTATCAAGATTAGAAAACTATATTGAATTGCTTGAAACAAGAGATGTTAAAAATGATGTTTTGAGAAGTTCTATAAAAAGTGAACAAAACCGAACTGATTTATACTCAATTTTAATAGCTAATTTTAAAAGAGCCCAAGAAAGTTCAAGAGTTCTTGAAGAATTTTGTAAACTTATATCTATTAAAGATAGTGAAAACTTCAAATATGTTAGATATGAACTTTATAATTTAGAAATTGTTTTAACAAAAATAACTTCAAATTCTAAATAA
- a CDS encoding YaaA family protein, whose protein sequence is MKILFSPSETKIAGGDEISFDKNSFIFPQLFEKRMEIVKQYNDFITNASKEELIKLFGTKKEDVLAQYSKDLFKTPTTKVIQRYDGVAFDYLEYSKLKSNEKAYIDENVLIFSNLFGVLKAGDNGLPDYKLKQGETFSNLKIEKFYNDNFSKVLDEYLKDEDIIDLRAGFYEKFYKIEKPYTTMKFIKDGKVVSHWAKAYRGIILKLLAQNNIKTIDELMNMEVKNLKIEEIKKQKIKTEIVYSII, encoded by the coding sequence ATGAAAATACTATTTTCTCCAAGTGAAACAAAAATAGCAGGTGGAGATGAAATCTCTTTTGATAAAAATAGTTTTATTTTTCCGCAACTTTTTGAGAAAAGAATGGAAATTGTAAAACAATATAATGACTTTATTACAAATGCTTCAAAAGAAGAGTTGATAAAACTTTTTGGAACAAAAAAAGAAGATGTATTAGCTCAATATTCAAAAGATTTATTTAAAACACCTACAACAAAAGTAATTCAAAGATATGATGGAGTTGCCTTTGATTATTTAGAATATTCAAAATTAAAATCAAATGAAAAAGCTTATATTGATGAAAATGTTTTGATTTTTTCAAACCTTTTTGGCGTTTTAAAAGCAGGGGATAATGGACTTCCTGATTATAAATTAAAACAGGGAGAGACTTTTTCTAATTTAAAAATTGAAAAGTTTTACAATGATAATTTCTCAAAAGTTTTAGATGAATATTTAAAAGATGAAGATATTATTGATTTAAGAGCTGGATTTTATGAAAAGTTTTACAAAATAGAAAAACCATATACAACCATGAAATTTATAAAAGATGGAAAAGTTGTAAGTCATTGGGCGAAAGCTTATAGGGGAATTATTTTAAAACTACTAGCTCAAAATAATATTAAAACTATTGATGAATTGATGAATATGGAAGTTAAAAATCTAAAAATTGAAGAGATAAAAAAACAAAAAATTAAAACAGAAATTGTATATTCAATTATTTAA
- the frr gene encoding ribosome recycling factor codes for MLEEIYAQTKDHMEKSIEALKKDYKSLRTGKVNVNILDGIRIDYYGTPTDLSQVGSVLAPDATTIVINPWEKNLLGAIDKAIQSANIGVNPNNDGVVIKLFFPPMTVDQRQNTAKQAKVMTDSAKVAIRNIRQNANTKAKNLLKDKLITEDENKRAQDEIQKITDSYVIKADETLKTKEKEILTV; via the coding sequence ATGTTAGAAGAAATATATGCTCAAACAAAAGATCATATGGAAAAATCTATTGAAGCATTAAAAAAGGATTATAAATCTTTAAGAACTGGAAAAGTTAATGTTAATATTTTAGATGGAATTAGAATTGATTATTATGGAACACCAACTGATTTAAGTCAAGTAGGTTCTGTTTTAGCTCCTGATGCAACTACAATTGTTATTAATCCTTGGGAAAAGAATCTTTTAGGAGCAATTGATAAAGCTATTCAATCTGCAAATATTGGAGTTAATCCAAATAATGATGGTGTTGTAATCAAATTATTTTTCCCACCAATGACTGTTGATCAAAGACAAAATACTGCAAAACAAGCAAAAGTTATGACTGATAGTGCAAAAGTTGCAATTAGAAATATTAGACAAAATGCTAATACAAAAGCAAAAAATCTTCTAAAAGATAAACTAATCACTGAAGATGAGAATAAAAGAGCTCAAGATGAAATCCAAAAGATAACTGATTCTTATGTTATTAAAGCTGATGAAACTTTAAAAACAAAAGAAAAAGAAATATTAACGGTTTGA
- a CDS encoding tetratricopeptide repeat protein yields MCKVLFKYIAMVAILLMMSGCSILTQGYINSKPQIETLEVQKSTKKDVIDLLGEPAIYSINLNGSNSFSIYKYYYKTPTANVDTTLLIKGNYVDGCKNCGEITAFVKESFLTEKSILIGLSVKNDELIKQYVQAFNYIENKNFKEASEIFKNLSAKHFTPAQHTLALMYLKGDGVNIDYKEAFRLLELASNANYTPAIYDLGAMYKNAEGVPQNINKAKELYIKAANNNYPLAIQELIKIYQAEGNSKEVNKLSEQLRNLK; encoded by the coding sequence ATGTGTAAAGTACTTTTTAAATATATAGCAATGGTAGCTATATTATTAATGATGAGTGGTTGTTCAATTTTAACACAAGGATATATAAACTCTAAACCTCAAATTGAAACATTAGAAGTTCAAAAGAGCACAAAAAAAGATGTTATAGATTTATTAGGAGAACCTGCTATTTATTCGATAAATCTTAATGGTTCAAATAGTTTCTCAATATATAAATACTATTATAAAACACCTACAGCTAATGTTGATACAACTCTTTTAATAAAAGGTAACTATGTGGATGGTTGTAAGAATTGTGGTGAAATTACTGCATTTGTGAAAGAATCTTTTTTAACTGAGAAATCAATTTTAATTGGATTATCTGTAAAAAATGATGAACTAATCAAACAATATGTTCAGGCATTTAATTATATAGAAAATAAGAATTTTAAAGAAGCCTCAGAAATATTCAAAAATTTATCTGCAAAACACTTTACTCCTGCACAACATACTTTAGCACTAATGTATCTAAAAGGTGATGGTGTAAATATTGATTATAAAGAAGCTTTTAGATTATTAGAATTAGCTTCAAATGCAAACTACACACCAGCAATTTACGATTTAGGAGCAATGTATAAAAATGCAGAAGGTGTCCCTCAAAATATTAATAAAGCAAAAGAACTTTATATAAAAGCAGCAAATAATAATTATCCTTTAGCTATTCAAGAATTAATAAAAATATATCAAGCTGAGGGAAATAGTAAAGAAGTTAATAAATTGTCAGAACAATTAAGAAATCTAAAATAA
- a CDS encoding methyltransferase, which yields MSVKNQFSKYAKEYKNHNIIQQIVAKSLVRELKFQPKRILELGCGSGQVYNHIPWEIEFYKAIDFSPSMCELHPKGENIEVKCFDFDTQEFLDEIKNNSYDIVLSSSALQWSKDLSKIIEHLSFNTNEINAVLFTSNTFKTIQKITNTKSPILDELSIKEAFSKYFTCEFETIMYKLEFDNKKDLFDYIKKSGVSGESSLDFKDAKKLYKEYNLNYLEFEVIFVKTISKL from the coding sequence TTGTCAGTTAAAAACCAATTTTCGAAATATGCAAAAGAGTATAAAAATCACAATATCATTCAACAAATTGTTGCAAAATCACTTGTAAGAGAATTGAAATTTCAACCAAAAAGAATTTTAGAGTTAGGTTGTGGTTCAGGACAAGTTTACAATCATATTCCATGGGAAATAGAATTTTATAAAGCAATTGATTTTTCACCTTCAATGTGTGAATTGCATCCAAAGGGTGAAAATATAGAAGTAAAATGTTTTGATTTTGATACACAAGAGTTTTTAGATGAAATAAAAAATAATAGCTATGATATTGTTTTATCATCTTCTGCTTTACAGTGGTCAAAGGATTTATCAAAAATAATAGAACATCTTTCATTTAATACAAATGAAATAAATGCAGTTTTATTTACATCAAATACTTTTAAAACAATACAAAAAATCACAAATACAAAATCTCCAATTTTAGATGAATTATCTATAAAAGAAGCATTTTCAAAATATTTTACTTGTGAATTTGAAACAATAATGTATAAATTAGAGTTTGATAATAAAAAAGATTTATTTGATTACATTAAAAAATCAGGTGTAAGTGGAGAATCTTCTTTAGATTTTAAGGATGCTAAAAAACTATATAAAGAGTATAATTTGAATTATTTAGAATTTGAAGTTATTTTTGTTAAAACAATTTCTAAATTATAA
- a CDS encoding RDD family protein: MAKWRDVKQNRVQEEKSNRLKNKFSKDNLASLPSRLKAFLTDTFLITTPIFYIVIYLIMGSGEEFAQNRIMGWGIIFGVHAAIILIFWLKNGQTPGLKAYDIKLVDNMTKQGVSVIQVIVRYLTTLIAVVSIFLLFIPFFNKDKKTFQDILSNTIIINDK, translated from the coding sequence ATGGCTAAATGGAGAGATGTTAAACAAAATAGAGTTCAAGAAGAAAAATCTAATAGGCTTAAAAATAAATTCTCAAAAGATAATTTAGCATCTCTTCCATCAAGACTTAAAGCTTTTTTAACCGATACTTTTTTAATTACTACTCCTATTTTTTATATAGTTATCTATTTAATTATGGGAAGTGGTGAAGAGTTTGCACAAAATAGAATAATGGGCTGGGGAATAATATTTGGTGTTCATGCAGCAATTATTTTAATCTTTTGGCTAAAAAATGGTCAAACGCCAGGACTTAAAGCCTACGATATAAAACTTGTAGATAATATGACAAAACAAGGAGTTTCTGTAATACAAGTTATTGTTAGATACTTAACAACTTTGATTGCTGTTGTATCAATTTTTTTACTTTTTATTCCTTTTTTTAATAAAGATAAAAAGACCTTTCAAGATATTCTTTCAAACACAATTATAATCAACGACAAATAA
- a CDS encoding MFS transporter, with protein sequence MLFFNLSAFYFFYFAAVGVYVIFLPKVLHDIGYGTFDIGIILALAPLMRFLTPFMFLKHIKLNQKMFKTALYLSIVSSACFYLTIENFYLFMINNTFLGVCLSLILPYLEVTAISNLGKEKYGKSRLYGSIGFMIISLVLAKFLTQPYVAIHYYLVLNILTVIFAISLLKYDIEHKNEENNEPFSFLKYWPFWMSLFFMQISFGAFYNFFTIYETQHGMSLEMTSYLWSFGVICEILMLYFQAPLLKNNLLTIIKFCVTITTFRWVLLYLYPDSLGVTFLTQSIHAFSFGLYHSAVIIYLYSLYENKKLAQQFMYGVAYGLGGFVGAVVAGAVYGEFLFIFSALFSLLSLIALYFVKNKNLI encoded by the coding sequence ATGCTTTTTTTCAATCTATCTGCATTTTACTTTTTTTATTTTGCAGCTGTTGGAGTTTATGTAATATTTTTACCAAAGGTACTTCACGATATTGGATATGGTACTTTTGATATAGGTATTATTTTAGCGCTTGCACCATTAATGAGATTCTTAACTCCTTTTATGTTTTTAAAACATATTAAATTAAATCAAAAAATGTTCAAAACAGCTCTTTATTTATCTATTGTTTCATCTGCATGTTTTTATTTAACTATTGAGAATTTTTATTTATTTATGATTAATAATACTTTTTTAGGAGTTTGTTTATCTTTGATTTTACCTTATTTGGAAGTTACAGCTATTTCAAATCTTGGAAAAGAAAAATATGGAAAGTCAAGACTTTATGGCTCAATTGGTTTTATGATTATCTCTTTAGTTTTAGCGAAGTTTCTAACTCAACCTTATGTTGCAATTCATTATTATTTAGTTTTAAATATTTTAACTGTTATTTTTGCTATTTCTTTACTCAAATATGATATTGAACATAAAAATGAAGAAAATAATGAACCATTTTCTTTTTTAAAATATTGGCCTTTTTGGATGAGTTTATTTTTTATGCAAATAAGTTTTGGAGCATTTTATAATTTTTTTACAATATACGAAACTCAACATGGAATGAGTTTAGAAATGACTTCATATCTTTGGTCTTTTGGAGTTATTTGTGAAATCCTGATGTTATATTTTCAAGCTCCACTTTTGAAAAACAATCTATTAACAATCATAAAATTCTGTGTTACAATTACAACTTTTAGATGGGTGCTATTATATTTATATCCTGATTCATTGGGTGTTACATTTTTAACTCAGTCAATTCACGCCTTTTCATTTGGACTTTATCATAGTGCTGTAATTATTTATTTATATAGTTTATATGAAAATAAGAAATTAGCTCAACAATTTATGTATGGAGTAGCTTACGGTCTTGGTGGATTTGTGGGAGCTGTTGTTGCAGGTGCTGTTTATGGAGAGTTTTTATTTATTTTTAGTGCTTTATTTTCACTATTATCTTTAATTGCACTCTATTTTGTAAAAAACAAAAATTTAATTTAA
- a CDS encoding Bax inhibitor-1/YccA family protein, protein MYNRDYLSNQSSQYTQESSQVQLMSFLKATYQLFAGSLLAATAGSYIGLGIVSILMGPVKWVLFAVELALIFFVIPRVKHTPGVNLAVLFAFTFITGLTIAPLLTSIFAMPGGASIVGQAFLMTSVAFGGISMFAMTTKRDFSSMGKFLFIALIIMIVAGISNIFIQSSMMQLAIASVGALLFSAFILYDTQNIIKGAYDSPIEAALALYLDFFNLFISLLQILGIMNSGDKE, encoded by the coding sequence ATGTACAATAGAGATTATTTATCAAATCAATCTTCACAATATACACAAGAATCATCGCAAGTTCAGTTAATGAGCTTTTTAAAAGCTACTTACCAACTATTTGCTGGTTCTTTATTAGCTGCAACTGCAGGATCATATATTGGATTAGGAATTGTTTCAATATTAATGGGTCCAGTTAAATGGGTTTTATTTGCTGTTGAACTTGCATTAATTTTCTTTGTTATTCCGAGAGTTAAACACACTCCTGGTGTTAACTTAGCTGTATTATTTGCATTTACATTTATAACAGGGTTAACAATTGCTCCATTATTAACTTCAATTTTTGCAATGCCAGGTGGTGCTTCTATTGTTGGTCAAGCATTTTTAATGACTTCAGTTGCATTTGGTGGAATTTCAATGTTTGCAATGACAACTAAAAGAGATTTCTCTTCTATGGGTAAATTTTTGTTTATTGCTTTAATTATTATGATTGTTGCTGGTATTTCAAATATCTTTATTCAATCTTCAATGATGCAATTAGCAATCGCAAGTGTTGGTGCTTTATTATTTTCTGCGTTCATTTTATATGACACACAAAATATAATTAAAGGTGCTTATGATTCTCCAATTGAAGCAGCTCTTGCTTTATATTTAGATTTCTTCAATTTGTTTATATCTTTATTACAAATTTTAGGAATTATGAATAGTGGAGATAAAGAATAA
- a CDS encoding zinc transporter ZntB has protein sequence MIKKPVIAFLLDKKGGAVELSYEELNNVNTNGKILWAHFDYSSPEAIEWITNKSGIDSIAIDALLTQETRPRTTILNDSLLIALRGVNLNKNSKPEDMVSIRLFISTDLIISTRKRDILSVAEIVDILKKGIGPKSSSEFLTELTYRITARMEDVINQIEDRTDSLEENLMDSVDLKFRNEILSIRRETIILRRYLFPQKEALNKLYSDKITWINEYERIELRETNDQLMRHIEELDTIRDKVSLIQEELSNTLSDQMNKKMYILSIISAIFLPLTFLTGLLGINIGGIPGAQNDNAFYIFSIILVMVTSAQFYIFKKKKWL, from the coding sequence ATGATAAAAAAACCAGTAATAGCTTTTTTGCTTGATAAAAAAGGTGGAGCAGTAGAGTTAAGTTATGAAGAACTAAATAATGTAAATACAAATGGGAAAATATTATGGGCTCATTTTGATTATTCAAGTCCAGAAGCAATAGAGTGGATTACAAATAAAAGTGGAATTGACTCAATTGCTATTGATGCACTTTTAACCCAAGAAACACGACCTAGAACTACTATTTTAAATGATTCATTATTGATTGCTTTAAGGGGTGTAAATCTAAATAAAAATTCAAAACCTGAAGATATGGTTTCTATTAGGTTATTTATTTCTACAGATTTGATAATTAGTACAAGAAAAAGAGATATTTTATCTGTTGCAGAAATTGTTGATATTTTAAAAAAAGGTATTGGACCAAAAAGTTCTTCAGAATTTTTAACTGAATTAACTTATAGAATAACAGCAAGAATGGAAGATGTTATAAATCAAATAGAAGATAGAACAGATTCTTTAGAAGAAAATTTAATGGATTCTGTGGATTTAAAATTTAGAAATGAAATATTATCTATTAGAAGAGAAACTATTATATTAAGAAGATATTTATTTCCACAAAAAGAGGCTTTAAACAAGCTGTACAGCGATAAAATCACTTGGATAAATGAATATGAAAGAATAGAATTAAGAGAAACAAATGACCAACTTATGAGGCATATTGAGGAACTTGATACCATAAGAGATAAAGTTTCTTTAATCCAAGAAGAGTTATCAAATACATTAAGTGATCAAATGAATAAAAAAATGTACATTTTATCTATTATTTCAGCGATATTTTTACCACTTACTTTTTTGACTGGGCTTTTAGGAATAAATATAGGTGGAATTCCTGGTGCCCAAAATGATAATGCATTTTATATTTTCTCAATAATCTTAGTTATGGTAACAAGTGCTCAATTTTATATTTTCAAAAAGAAAAAATGGCTTTAA
- a CDS encoding mechanosensitive ion channel domain-containing protein, with product MRIIFLFIFLISTSFALSIDKSWYENGTKEGLEKLYLDQTKKVTSIKNDLSPEDKEQVEYQLLLLKKLQSIIKEENTFIFKNIEEITSIDSYIEQVKEYLKSIDSYNSVKNEFNDNNNKMNLLEEQIEKLTNKEEIVAINSQLLYSYYKLKNIQNKSTIDEYEKYQDSFRKILLNSLESVKFTINPNLKTKIEKSFENFNELIKEERRLTLSYDKAKITENEIKIKALDLQIEQLKLDKSKLINQIVYSKIEELLPLLKEKKSAYFDLYNQLQIFIEDNQANYESLNELFKYLSRERLGVTKTTFADTKQSFIDIIKFGWTEINNPIIPIGDGISILAITKFFLIFIIGFSIATFYKKKISNATTHYLRNTSIATRTMLANLGYYFLVAITFVFGLNSVGIDLSSLTILVGALSVGIGFGLQNIVSNFISGIILIFEKSIQVGNIIEIGTGLRGKVNQINMRSSVITTFDNIDIIIPNATLIQNNVINLTFSDDVRRLHVPFGIAYGSNIEDVIQIILDSLEKSDLIYIKTNLEKLPKVRMTLMGPSSIDFELLVWISENPNENGIGSSTMSDFLIFIYKTLQENNVEMPFPQMDIHIKRPV from the coding sequence ATGAGAATTATATTCTTATTTATATTTTTAATATCTACATCATTTGCATTAAGCATTGATAAAAGTTGGTATGAAAATGGTACTAAAGAAGGCTTAGAGAAGTTATATCTTGACCAAACAAAAAAAGTTACTTCAATCAAAAACGATTTATCTCCTGAAGATAAAGAACAAGTTGAATATCAACTTTTATTACTAAAAAAACTTCAATCAATAATAAAAGAAGAAAATACTTTCATTTTCAAAAATATAGAAGAAATAACTTCTATTGATTCATATATTGAACAAGTAAAAGAGTATTTAAAAAGTATTGATAGTTATAATTCAGTAAAAAATGAATTTAATGATAACAACAATAAAATGAATCTTTTGGAAGAACAAATAGAAAAATTGACCAATAAAGAAGAAATTGTTGCTATTAATTCGCAGTTATTATATTCATATTACAAACTTAAAAATATACAAAATAAATCTACTATTGATGAATATGAAAAATATCAAGATAGTTTTAGAAAAATATTATTAAATAGTTTAGAAAGTGTAAAATTTACTATTAATCCAAATCTTAAAACTAAAATTGAAAAATCTTTTGAAAATTTTAATGAACTTATTAAAGAAGAAAGAAGATTAACTCTTTCATATGATAAAGCAAAAATTACTGAAAATGAAATAAAAATAAAAGCTCTTGATTTACAAATTGAACAATTAAAACTTGATAAATCAAAATTAATAAATCAAATTGTTTATTCAAAAATTGAAGAGTTATTACCATTATTAAAAGAAAAAAAATCTGCATATTTTGATTTGTATAATCAATTACAAATATTTATAGAAGATAATCAAGCTAATTATGAATCACTAAATGAGCTTTTCAAATATCTATCTAGAGAAAGATTAGGAGTTACAAAAACAACTTTTGCGGATACAAAACAAAGTTTTATTGATATTATTAAATTTGGTTGGACAGAGATAAATAATCCTATTATCCCAATTGGCGATGGAATATCTATTTTAGCTATTACTAAATTCTTTTTAATTTTTATTATTGGTTTTTCAATAGCAACATTTTATAAAAAGAAAATTTCAAATGCAACTACTCATTATTTAAGAAATACTTCTATCGCTACAAGAACAATGTTGGCAAATCTTGGTTATTACTTTTTGGTTGCTATAACTTTTGTATTTGGCTTAAATTCTGTTGGAATTGATTTATCCTCACTTACAATTCTTGTTGGGGCATTATCAGTTGGTATTGGGTTTGGTTTACAAAATATTGTTTCAAATTTTATTTCAGGGATTATTTTAATTTTTGAAAAATCTATTCAAGTTGGAAATATAATAGAAATTGGAACAGGATTAAGAGGAAAAGTAAATCAAATAAATATGAGAAGTAGTGTTATTACGACTTTTGATAATATTGATATTATTATTCCAAATGCAACTTTAATTCAAAACAATGTTATAAATCTTACATTTTCTGATGATGTAAGAAGACTTCATGTTCCTTTTGGTATTGCTTATGGTTCTAATATTGAAGATGTAATTCAAATAATTCTAGATTCTTTAGAAAAAAGTGATTTAATTTATATAAAAACAAATTTAGAAAAATTACCAAAAGTAAGAATGACTTTAATGGGTCCTAGTTCAATAGATTTTGAACTTCTTGTTTGGATAAGTGAAAATCCAAATGAAAATGGAATTGGTTCTTCAACAATGTCTGATTTTTTAATTTTTATTTATAAAACTTTACAAGAAAACAATGTTGAAATGCCTTTCCCTCAAATGGATATACATATAAAACGACCAGTTTAA